A stretch of the Actinomycetota bacterium genome encodes the following:
- a CDS encoding helix-turn-helix domain-containing protein, translating to MTSPSSSPTPAGSVLDGDPRILIPLPEAAERLGISRWQAYKLARSGRLPTTRLGARDLHVPAAVLRRIEHEGLPPVPESDGGEVA from the coding sequence ATGACGAGCCCCTCCTCCTCTCCCACCCCGGCTGGGTCGGTGTTGGACGGCGACCCCCGCATCCTGATTCCCCTGCCTGAGGCTGCCGAACGGCTGGGGATCTCGCGCTGGCAGGCCTACAAGCTGGCCCGCTCGGGCCGGCTCCCGACCACCCGTCTGGGCGCCCGGGATCTGCATGTCCCGGCGGCGGTGCTGCGCCGCATCGAACACGAAGGCCTCCCCCCAGTTCCGGAATCCGACGGGGGTGAGGTGGCGTGA